Within the Miscanthus floridulus cultivar M001 chromosome 17, ASM1932011v1, whole genome shotgun sequence genome, the region actttgataaactaggttagcacttagagtttcatcaattaaccaaaaccaaactagagctttcacaggaCGACGCCTCCGTTGTGTGAGGACGGAGCATTGGGGTTCAGGGGTTTTCTCAGGCCTGAGTGAAATGTCTTCTACCTTAAGCACCATGCTTGGGGGACTGTCTCCCCAGCAAATCGAGTTTTTTAGATTGTGCATGTATTCAACTTGAGATCAACTAAATCAATGTTGTGTTTATTTTTGTTTGTTGTGTTGAGGAAATTCTAGCTCACATTTTTCCTTGGCATTAGTAGTTTCCATCATTTCTAGATGGTCGGCGATATCCGGAAGAAACATTTGGGTGAGCTTCCTCTTTATTTGATGTTTAATTGGAGAACCAATGTCCACGATAGGTGTTTTACAATCATTTGAGAGTACATTATGGTTAAAGATTACCTCATTGTTAGTAGATTGTAGTTGTTCCTCAAAAGAATGCAAACCAACCCGTGGTCATATCATTTTCTAGACATTTGTTTTTTGCACCATGGCAAGTGAAATAATATTACCAATATATGCACCAAAGCCCTTACATATGAATGAAATTGTCCAACAACCAAACCAAACATGGGGGTTTCTATTTTTTGTTCTTTCATGGAAGAATCTATGTCCAGAAGCGATATTTTATAATCATCAAACAGGAGAAACACCATTCAATGCTAACGATAGGTCATTTTAAGAAGAAATCAGATCATATCCTAATTGTTGGATGTATTCTCTCGAAGAGATGTATGTCCTCATGGTAAGTTATACACGATgaattaatattttttttatatttgatgATATAGGCGCAACCGCAAAGATTTGAGCAAAGCGATGTATATGCGCCCTTCCCTTATTTCTATTTTCTATAGCATAAAACCTGAATTTAGGTTTGAAATAAATTTATAAGGAATCCACCCACTACCAATCCTTAAACATTTCTGGAAACCACACTGGATCAGTATCGCAGTGCTCGTCAATCATTTCATCCCCTACAATATTGATAAATCCATAAGCTTGCTGATATAAAAACATCCCTTTTCATGTCTTCGGATGCAACCCAAAAAGACTTGCGTATTCTTAGTGCATAAACCCTTGTGATCATTTggcgaaggaaaagaaagattgcCAACTAATTTGTCGTATCTTTGTTTTTTGAATTGTCAAGATCGTTTTATGCATCTTGAATTTCAAAGTTGACATGGATTGAGTTGACCTAAAACCCAAACATATGCTACCATCCTAGGTCGAGCAATGAATGTGACATTGTGACCTGACCCAGCTGTAACGAGGAAGCGTGTGCTAACCCCGTCCATCCATCCACCATGGACCACTGCTAAACCCTCTCTGCAATGGGAGGGTAGATGGGGACGCGCACTCCACTCCACTCCTCTCGCTTTCCCCTCCACGGCTCCACCGACCCATCACGAAACCGACCTCCCGATCCGCCGGAATCGCTTGCCAGAGGCTCGTCTCGCCCGCctccgcccgccgcccgccgcccgccgcggcAGCGATACGCTCTCCTCCGGCCAAACAACTCCCGACTGGCCTATTCGTTCTCCCCGCGTGCTCTCTCTCGATCTATCAGCGACCACTAGGAGTTTAGGacccccgccgccgctgccctacGCCAGATGCGCAGGTCTCCGTCGGGCCCTTCTCCGGCAACGAGCACCTAACAGGTATGCTTGCCCTTTCTCTTCCCTTTCTTCTGTGCGAAACCGAGCATCACCCAAAGCCTAACCTCAGCTATTTGGCTATTTGTAACCGGACCTGATCTAGTTGCAAGTGTATACGTGCATTGTTTGTACTAACTTCGTTTTTTGATTATCTggtgtacatgtgtacacccatgtccttCGTGGTGTTGGTTAAGTGTTAGCATCGCATGGGTGCCCTTTTTGGattgaaagtatgttagttctcTGCTATAGCACGTAATGCCGGGCTACTGTCAACCTTTTTGGTTGAGTGTTATGAGTGAGCCTGCGAATGGCCCTTTCATAATAGCTTACTGCCACAGTTGGAGCGTGCTTTCATACCATCGTTTTCCCATCTCAGTCAGATTGATGTTCATAAATGAAAAGGAATTCCTCATTTATATTTGTTGGCACTGGTTGATGTGCATAAAAACAGGGAGGGAAAATGGAGATTTAGCTCCAAAGTGTGAACTAGTCAAGTCTTAATGTAACTTTGTCGTAGCAATTGTTAAGGTGACATTGTCTTGGATTGTGGTAGGCTTTAGCGCATTTATTTATTTAAGAAAACAATTCTTGCATAATGCATGTCTCTAGAGGCTCAGCCTAGCAATAGACCTGGACTCCTGGTTATAGTTTCTTTCCCTAATTTCCTGTTATAGATTTTAGCAGCAAACATTAGAGACCTTTTGTTTCGAGTTGTGCTAATACCGCAATATTTACAATGAACCTCTAGTGACTCTGTGCAGTCTTACTTTTCCCATCATGTGTGCAGTTTAGATGATTCCGCTGGTGCTGCGGGTGTGAAGTTCTCAGGGGCATAGGGTTTTCATTATAGCCATACAAAATGGAGTGTTCCGATTCAACTAGTTCCCAAGGGCATCATGTAAATGGAAAACGTATTCAAGTGCAAACCATTGATCCTCCTGGTCCTTCCATTGTTGAAATGGGACCAAGGCACTGCCCATTGACTTTCATGAGAAGATTCCGTGGAGTATTGTGTTTGGTGATTATGATATTAACAGCATTTCTGATGATGGTTTACCTGTCCCCTGTAACTACTTTCCTTGTGCGGTTGTTCAGTTTGCATTACAGCAGAAAGTCTACATGCTTCCTGTTTGGGATGTGGTTAGCCATGTGGCCTTTTTTGTTTGAGAAGATTAACAAGACCAGGTTTGTTTTCTCTGGTGAAAGTGTGCCAGCAAAAGAGCGAGTGCTGTTATTTGCTAACCACAGGACTGAGGTTGACTGGATGTACTTGTGGGATTTTGCATTGAGGAAAGGCCGCTTGCAATGCATCAAGTATATCCTTAAGAAAAGCTTGATGAAGTTACCTGTTTTCAACTGGGCATTTCACATTATTGAGTTTATTCCGGTAGAGAGGAAGTGGGAGATTGATGAAGCAATAATCCGAAGCAGGCTTTCTGAATTGAAGAACCCAAAGGATCCCCTTTGGTTGGCAGTTTTCCCAGAAGGCACTGACTATACGTAAGATCTCTTCCCATTCTTTCTTGCCACATGTTTGCCTAAATCACTGGCATGATCCGGGTTTGCACTCCAGGCTTCTGGAAGAATATTTTGAATCATTCACCTTCTATAATTTTTTTTGACTGCTATGCTTCACATGTCCTTTTATCTATATGTATTCTAACTAGTGCTAATGTTAATATCTCAGTGAGAAGAAGTGTATCAAAAGTCAAGAATATGCAGCAGAGCATGGTTTGCCTGTTCTGAAGAACGTACTCCTTCCCAAGACAAAGGGTTTCAATTGCTGTTTGCAAGTGCTGAGGAGTACCATAGATGCTGGTTAGTGTTCACACTGTCTTTTGAAATATTTCTTCTTTATTGCAGCGTTGCAGACTACCATTTTGTGGCAGCCATGTCATGGATTCTTACACCTTACAACGGACTCTGCTGACTTGTTCAAATCATTATTGACTGGACTACATGGTTCATTTTTGCAAAACCTCTGTTAATGGCACTTGCCAGATATGGAAGATGGCCATAGCACAGTTGGTCGCACCCAGGGCAAACACCACACACCCTTCAGAGGTGTGGGTGTggagatgggggggggggggggggggggtcatatGTATAGGCAGTGTGGC harbors:
- the LOC136517324 gene encoding probable 1-acyl-sn-glycerol-3-phosphate acyltransferase 5 — its product is MECSDSTSSQGHHVNGKRIQVQTIDPPGPSIVEMGPRHCPLTFMRRFRGVLCLVIMILTAFLMMVYLSPVTTFLVRLFSLHYSRKSTCFLFGMWLAMWPFLFEKINKTRFVFSGESVPAKERVLLFANHRTEVDWMYLWDFALRKGRLQCIKYILKKSLMKLPVFNWAFHIIEFIPVERKWEIDEAIIRSRLSELKNPKDPLWLAVFPEGTDYTEKKCIKSQEYAAEHGLPVLKNVLLPKTKGFNCCLQVLRSTIDAVYDITIAYKHRPPTFLDNVYGIGPSEVHIHINSIQVSDIPTSEDEVADWLIERFRLKDELLSSFSMLGHFPNEGTEGDLSTTKCLANFVAVVTVTGFLMYLTLFSSVWFKVFVAFSCSFLTLATCYSIHPSQMIGSGSPESIHAKKA